Proteins from one Roseovarius nanhaiticus genomic window:
- a CDS encoding DMT family transporter → MTRHPAFGLALASFGALVLTPDAMFLRLSEMSGPQMLGWRGIFMGLSLTLIWVLTSRTRRADLALLTSGAGLAIVACQFFNSSFFALGIGAAPVAIVLFGVATTPIWAALLAWAFLGERTARATWITIGVVAMGIGIAVLGGEDMKGTPGAVLFGAFAGLAVALMLAANFVVLRARPALPIPLLIGLGALCAGVAGVTATGPAQMTDGNVWAIAITGCIILPVSFLSLSIASRYTAAANVSLLLLLETVLGPAWVWLALGEALTPRMLLGGGIVVVAIATYLLHARRQARRYRAKTT, encoded by the coding sequence GTGACGCGCCATCCAGCCTTCGGCCTCGCGCTGGCAAGTTTCGGGGCGCTGGTGCTGACGCCGGATGCGATGTTCCTGCGTCTGTCCGAGATGTCCGGCCCGCAAATGCTGGGCTGGCGTGGCATATTCATGGGACTGTCACTGACACTGATATGGGTTCTGACCAGCCGCACACGCCGCGCGGATCTGGCTCTTCTGACCAGCGGCGCAGGCCTTGCCATCGTGGCGTGCCAATTCTTCAACTCGTCCTTTTTCGCCCTCGGGATCGGCGCGGCGCCGGTGGCCATCGTACTCTTTGGTGTCGCCACTACGCCGATCTGGGCGGCGCTGCTGGCCTGGGCCTTTCTGGGTGAGAGGACGGCACGGGCGACCTGGATCACCATCGGCGTGGTCGCCATGGGCATCGGCATCGCTGTCCTCGGCGGCGAAGACATGAAGGGCACGCCGGGCGCCGTGCTGTTCGGAGCCTTTGCGGGCCTTGCCGTCGCGCTGATGCTGGCGGCGAATTTCGTCGTGCTGCGCGCGCGCCCCGCGCTGCCTATCCCGCTGCTGATAGGGCTTGGCGCGCTCTGTGCGGGGGTTGCCGGGGTGACAGCGACGGGGCCGGCACAGATGACGGATGGGAATGTCTGGGCCATTGCGATCACCGGCTGCATCATTTTGCCCGTCTCGTTCCTGTCGCTGTCCATCGCCTCGCGCTATACTGCGGCCGCGAATGTCAGCCTGCTCCTGCTGCTCGAGACTGTGCTGGGCCCGGCCTGGGTCTGGCTAGCGCTGGGCGAGGCGCTGACGCCTAGAATGTTGCTGGGCGGGGGCATTGTGGTGGTGGCCATCGCCACCTACCTGCTGCACGCGCGGCGCCAAGCGCGCCGGTATCGAGCAAAAACGACCTAA
- a CDS encoding trimethylamine methyltransferase family protein, translating into MAEALKRKGRSGGRAGNTGRRGTAVIEQMPWAPPLNIDRPTEPLDDVGVAAIHNGAMRILEEIGIEILNAEALEVFRASTGCTIAGTNLRMGRDFVMEMIALAPESWTITPRNPDRQITMGGRHLNFGNVSSPPSYWDMKLGRKVTGTREMCANLLKLSQYFNCIHFVGGYPVEPQDIHASVRHLDVLYDKLTLTDKVAHAYSLGRERVEDVMEMVRIAGGLSHAEFDATPRMYTNINSTSPLKHDEPMLDGWMRLARRGQGLVVTPFTLAGAMAPVTMAGAVAQSLAEALVAVVLAQLVRPGAPCAIGTFTSNVDMKSGAPAFGTPEYMRATQMTGQLCRLYKLPMRASGVCAANVPDAQATWETSNSLWSAVQSGAHMVYHAAGWLEGGLIASPEKFVMDCEILQHIQRYMDPSLTATGPDEIAVEAIAEVGNQGHFFGIQHTQDRYATAFYQPFLSDWRNFEAWEAAGGVWTAQRAHQVVQDILASFEAPPMEDAIREELADFVARRKSEGGAPTDF; encoded by the coding sequence ATGGCAGAAGCACTCAAGCGCAAAGGGCGCAGCGGCGGGCGCGCGGGCAATACCGGGCGCCGCGGCACGGCGGTGATCGAACAGATGCCCTGGGCGCCGCCCCTCAACATCGACCGTCCGACCGAGCCGCTGGACGACGTTGGCGTCGCCGCGATCCACAACGGCGCGATGCGCATCCTCGAGGAGATCGGGATCGAGATCCTGAATGCTGAGGCGCTCGAGGTTTTCCGCGCCTCGACCGGCTGCACCATCGCGGGCACCAACCTGCGCATGGGGCGCGACTTCGTGATGGAGATGATCGCCCTCGCGCCAGAAAGCTGGACGATCACGCCGCGCAACCCGGACCGGCAAATCACCATGGGCGGGCGCCATCTCAATTTTGGCAACGTGTCATCGCCGCCCAGCTATTGGGACATGAAGCTGGGCCGCAAGGTGACCGGCACGCGCGAGATGTGCGCGAACCTTCTGAAGCTCAGCCAGTATTTCAACTGCATCCATTTCGTCGGCGGCTACCCGGTCGAGCCGCAGGATATCCACGCCTCGGTGCGCCATCTCGATGTGCTCTACGACAAGCTGACTCTGACCGACAAGGTGGCGCATGCCTACTCACTGGGCCGCGAGCGCGTCGAGGACGTGATGGAGATGGTGCGCATCGCGGGCGGGCTAAGCCATGCCGAGTTCGACGCAACCCCCCGCATGTATACCAACATCAACTCCACCTCGCCGCTCAAGCATGACGAGCCCATGCTGGACGGCTGGATGCGCCTCGCGCGGCGCGGGCAGGGGCTGGTGGTAACGCCCTTTACCCTGGCAGGCGCCATGGCGCCGGTGACGATGGCGGGCGCGGTGGCGCAATCGCTGGCCGAGGCGCTGGTGGCGGTGGTGCTGGCCCAACTGGTGCGCCCCGGCGCGCCCTGCGCCATCGGCACCTTCACCTCGAATGTCGACATGAAATCCGGCGCGCCCGCTTTCGGCACGCCCGAATACATGCGCGCGACGCAGATGACCGGCCAGCTTTGCCGTCTCTACAAGCTGCCCATGCGCGCCAGCGGCGTCTGCGCCGCCAACGTGCCCGACGCGCAGGCGACATGGGAGACGTCCAACAGCCTTTGGTCCGCCGTCCAGTCGGGCGCGCATATGGTCTATCACGCGGCGGGCTGGCTGGAGGGCGGACTGATCGCCAGCCCCGAGAAATTCGTGATGGATTGTGAGATCCTGCAGCATATCCAGCGTTACATGGACCCGAGCCTCACGGCCACCGGCCCCGACGAGATCGCCGTCGAGGCCATCGCCGAGGTCGGCAATCAGGGCCATTTCTTTGGCATCCAGCATACGCAGGACCGCTACGCCACCGCCTTCTACCAGCCATTCCTCAGCGATTGGCGCAATTTCGAGGCATGGGAGGCGGCGGGCGGCGTCTGGACCGCGCAGCGCGCGCATCAAGTGGTGCAGGATATTCTCGCCAGCTTTGAGGCCCCTCCGATGGAGGATGCCATTCGCGAAGAACTGGCCGATTTCGTCGCTCGGCGCAAATCAGAAGGCGGTGCGCCCACCGACTTCTGA
- a CDS encoding ABC transporter permease, with protein sequence MNRAASITASALVALAAWQALVILTGVPRFILPGPALVAETLWDSRALIAYHTMITGTEVLAGLALGALFGGLTAIGLAASPIARSLVRPMLIFSQAVPVFALAPILTLWFGYGIGSKVVMTLLVIYFPVTSAFFDALMRTPQSWIDMARLMGASPARIMRHIRIPAALPGFASGLRLAAVYAPIGAIIGEWVGASKGLGYLMLLANGRAKTDLMFAALIVLAVFTVLLHAAVDRACRATLDKNA encoded by the coding sequence ATGAACCGCGCAGCCAGCATCACCGCCTCGGCCCTCGTTGCGCTGGCAGCTTGGCAGGCGCTGGTCATCCTGACGGGCGTGCCGCGTTTCATCCTGCCCGGACCCGCGCTGGTTGCCGAAACCCTGTGGGACAGCCGCGCGCTCATCGCTTATCACACCATGATCACCGGGACCGAAGTTCTGGCGGGCCTGGCGCTAGGCGCACTCTTCGGCGGGCTCACGGCGATCGGCCTCGCCGCCTCTCCTATCGCGCGCAGCCTCGTGCGGCCGATGCTGATCTTTTCACAAGCGGTGCCCGTCTTTGCCCTGGCGCCTATCCTGACGCTCTGGTTCGGCTACGGCATCGGATCGAAGGTGGTGATGACCCTCCTTGTCATCTATTTCCCGGTCACTTCGGCCTTTTTCGACGCTCTCATGCGCACGCCCCAATCCTGGATCGACATGGCCCGCCTCATGGGGGCCAGCCCGGCGCGCATCATGCGCCACATCCGCATTCCAGCCGCACTGCCCGGTTTCGCCTCGGGCCTGCGCCTAGCCGCAGTCTACGCCCCGATTGGGGCCATCATTGGCGAATGGGTCGGCGCGTCCAAGGGCCTTGGCTACCTGATGCTGCTGGCCAATGGCCGCGCGAAAACGGATCTGATGTTCGCGGCCCTCATCGTCCTGGCCGTCTTCACGGTGCTCCTCCACGCCGCCGTCGACCGCGCCTGCCGCGCCACGCTCGACAAGAATGCCTGA
- a CDS encoding ABC transporter ATP-binding protein produces MSAPGLTLTGSVSVAGTPVVPHIALTVAPGSWTCLLGPSGIGKSTLLRVIAGIADEAELTGTLTISDGAPLRGRVALMSQSDLLLPWLSVTENVMLGARLRGDPAQPQRAIAMIERVGLSEHLEKKPGQLSGGQRQRAALARTLMEDRPLILLDEPFSALDARTRAQMQDLTAELLTGHTVLMVTHDPAEAARLGTAIEILSETGLTPWRVPPGAPPRPVDDADTLQAQGALLAALRGPGRDAS; encoded by the coding sequence ATGAGCGCGCCCGGTCTCACCCTGACGGGCAGCGTTTCGGTCGCGGGCACGCCTGTGGTGCCGCATATCGCGCTGACGGTCGCGCCCGGCAGCTGGACATGCCTGCTTGGCCCGTCCGGGATCGGAAAATCGACCCTTCTGCGTGTGATTGCAGGGATCGCGGATGAGGCAGAGTTGACGGGAACGCTTACCATAAGCGACGGCGCGCCTCTCAGGGGCCGCGTCGCGCTAATGTCGCAAAGCGACCTGCTGCTGCCATGGCTGAGCGTCACCGAGAATGTCATGCTCGGCGCCCGCCTGCGCGGCGATCCAGCGCAGCCGCAGCGCGCGATAGCGATGATCGAGCGGGTAGGCCTCAGCGAACACTTGGAAAAGAAACCCGGTCAGCTCTCCGGCGGTCAGCGCCAGCGCGCGGCCCTCGCTCGCACCTTGATGGAGGACCGGCCTCTCATCCTGCTGGACGAGCCATTCTCGGCGCTGGATGCGCGCACCCGGGCCCAAATGCAGGACCTGACCGCCGAATTGCTGACCGGCCATACGGTGCTGATGGTCACGCATGATCCTGCCGAAGCGGCCCGCCTCGGCACCGCCATCGAAATTCTGAGCGAGACCGGGCTTACGCCTTGGCGGGTGCCGCCGGGCGCACCGCCCCGGCCCGTCGACGACGCCGATACGCTACAAGCGCAAGGCGCGCTTCTCGCCGCCCTGCGCGGCCCGGGAAGGGACGCCTCATGA
- a CDS encoding TenA family protein, whose amino-acid sequence MMYGATFAAWRAEAAEPWHAYTHHPFVEGLGDGSLPRAAYLRYLVQDYLFLIHFSRAWALAVTKAGTVDEMRFAACTLDALLNEEIALHVATCAAEGLDEATLFTAEELPQNIAYTRYVLDAGHSGDFLDLLAALAPCVLGYGEIGLRLSAAKGKTPYADWIDTYAGEGNQQVCHEVGALLDAAVTRQLGDRPMESPRWPQLSHRFVTATRLEIGFWDMALPE is encoded by the coding sequence GTGATGTACGGGGCGACCTTCGCCGCATGGCGCGCCGAGGCGGCAGAGCCTTGGCACGCCTATACGCACCACCCCTTCGTCGAGGGGCTGGGCGACGGCAGCCTGCCGCGCGCCGCCTATCTGCGCTATCTGGTGCAGGACTACCTATTCCTCATTCATTTCTCGCGCGCCTGGGCATTGGCGGTGACCAAGGCGGGCACAGTAGACGAGATGCGCTTTGCCGCGTGCACGCTTGATGCCCTGCTGAACGAGGAAATCGCGCTGCATGTCGCCACCTGTGCCGCCGAGGGGCTGGACGAGGCCACGCTCTTCACCGCCGAGGAGCTGCCTCAGAACATCGCTTATACGCGCTACGTACTCGATGCGGGCCATTCGGGCGATTTTCTGGATCTTCTGGCCGCGCTGGCACCCTGCGTTCTGGGCTATGGCGAGATCGGCCTGCGCCTGTCGGCGGCAAAGGGCAAGACACCCTATGCCGACTGGATCGACACCTACGCAGGCGAAGGTAATCAACAGGTCTGCCACGAGGTTGGCGCGCTTCTGGATGCCGCCGTCACCCGGCAATTGGGGGACCGCCCCATGGAGAGCCCCCGCTGGCCGCAGCTCTCGCATCGGTTCGTCACGGCCACGCGGCTCGAGATCGGCTTCTGGGATATGGCTCTGCCAGAATGA
- a CDS encoding ABC transporter substrate-binding protein, which translates to MKPLAAALISTATFLASTPALAQDKMTLVLDWFINPNHGPIIVAQERGYFADAGLEVEVVAPADASSPPKMVAAGQADLGISYQPQLHLQVAEGLPLIRVGTLVASPLNCLLVLEDGPIKQIADLKGAKIGYSVAGVEEALMDAILGANDITLDEVEMINVNWSLGPSVMSGQVDAVIGAYRNFELNQMEIEGAPGKCFFIEEEGVPPYDELIYVANPETMDADMISRFMRATELATQYIVNHPDESWEIFKSTSTELDDELNARAWADTLPRFALRPAAVDTARYTQFERFLSEAGLIEGTRPLSQLAIDPGAAQGAQ; encoded by the coding sequence ATGAAGCCCCTCGCCGCCGCCCTGATTTCCACCGCCACCTTCCTCGCCAGCACGCCCGCGCTGGCACAGGACAAAATGACCCTCGTGCTGGACTGGTTCATCAATCCCAATCACGGCCCCATCATCGTCGCGCAAGAGCGCGGATATTTCGCCGATGCGGGCCTTGAAGTGGAGGTGGTCGCGCCCGCCGATGCCTCGTCCCCGCCCAAGATGGTGGCGGCGGGTCAGGCCGACCTTGGCATTTCCTACCAGCCGCAGCTGCACCTGCAGGTGGCCGAAGGCCTGCCCCTGATCCGCGTCGGCACGCTGGTCGCCAGCCCGCTGAATTGCCTTCTGGTGCTGGAGGATGGCCCGATCAAGCAGATCGCGGACCTCAAGGGCGCCAAGATCGGCTATTCCGTCGCCGGTGTTGAAGAGGCGCTGATGGACGCCATCCTGGGCGCCAACGACATCACCCTCGACGAAGTCGAGATGATCAATGTCAACTGGTCGCTCGGCCCGTCGGTCATGTCGGGCCAGGTCGACGCCGTGATCGGCGCCTACCGCAATTTCGAGCTGAACCAGATGGAGATCGAGGGCGCCCCCGGCAAATGTTTCTTCATCGAAGAAGAGGGTGTGCCACCCTATGACGAGCTGATCTATGTCGCCAATCCCGAGACGATGGACGCGGACATGATCTCGCGCTTCATGCGCGCGACCGAGCTGGCGACGCAATACATCGTCAACCACCCCGATGAGAGCTGGGAGATCTTCAAATCCACCAGCACCGAGCTTGATGACGAGCTGAACGCGCGCGCCTGGGCCGACACGCTGCCCCGCTTTGCCCTGCGCCCCGCCGCGGTCGATACTGCGCGCTATACCCAATTCGAGCGTTTCCTCAGCGAGGCAGGGCTGATCGAAGGCACGCGTCCGCTGTCGCAACTGGCGATCGATCCCGGCGCCGCGCAAGGCGCGCAGTGA
- a CDS encoding Hint domain-containing protein yields the protein MPIFLFIGNFAQIDTNETDWDAESPNALLGTYGKDVLQNVTVSANDLDGSGGINDDDRGARVEPVTYDRGGGQISTVTDHSGLYSAKVTLGDGSTRITEVLVIQMTNGDTFVTDLMNSGDLDGLNIQSIALESAGSSNWGGWFVNQSVDGTAVVCFAKGTAIDTPDGPRRIETLAQGDPVCTEAGGTLPVLWISHRMAPCGARTAPVEISAGALGGGLPRRTLRVSPQHRILIGSKITRRMCGAARVFVPAVHLVGYPGIKRCLRDKVIDYYHILLDGHHVVLAEGAPAESLFPGVQALRAFSTFRQLELARLNLAVSQPMEAWQIAYPVLPSGMRRTYLQRHRKNAKPLIDARSAQRADVDGQAQVMRASQAANGAAISAKA from the coding sequence ATGCCGATTTTCCTTTTCATAGGAAACTTTGCCCAGATCGACACGAACGAGACCGATTGGGATGCCGAGTCGCCAAATGCGCTCTTGGGCACGTATGGAAAGGATGTTTTGCAAAATGTCACCGTGTCGGCCAACGATCTGGATGGTAGCGGCGGCATCAACGACGATGATCGCGGCGCGCGGGTCGAGCCGGTGACATATGATCGGGGGGGCGGACAGATCAGCACCGTGACCGACCATTCCGGATTGTACTCGGCCAAGGTGACATTGGGCGACGGCTCGACCAGGATTACCGAGGTTCTGGTCATTCAGATGACCAACGGCGACACGTTCGTGACAGATCTCATGAACAGCGGCGACCTCGACGGCCTGAATATTCAAAGCATCGCGTTGGAGTCAGCAGGAAGCAGCAATTGGGGCGGGTGGTTTGTCAATCAAAGTGTGGATGGCACTGCCGTGGTCTGCTTTGCAAAGGGGACGGCCATCGACACGCCGGACGGACCGCGCCGGATCGAGACGCTGGCGCAGGGCGATCCCGTCTGCACCGAGGCGGGCGGCACGCTGCCCGTCCTGTGGATCAGCCACAGGATGGCGCCCTGCGGCGCACGCACGGCCCCGGTCGAAATTTCCGCCGGAGCCCTTGGAGGCGGCCTGCCGCGCCGAACTCTGCGAGTGTCGCCGCAGCACCGCATTCTCATCGGCTCCAAAATCACCCGAAGGATGTGCGGCGCCGCGCGTGTATTCGTGCCCGCCGTACATTTGGTGGGCTATCCGGGGATCAAGCGATGCCTGCGGGACAAGGTGATAGATTACTACCACATCCTGCTTGACGGCCATCATGTGGTCCTCGCGGAAGGCGCGCCTGCCGAAAGCTTGTTTCCCGGCGTGCAGGCGCTGAGGGCATTTTCGACCTTCAGGCAGCTGGAGCTCGCGCGTCTGAACCTTGCCGTCTCGCAGCCTATGGAGGCATGGCAGATCGCATATCCTGTTCTACCGTCCGGCATGCGCCGGACCTATTTGCAGCGCCACCGCAAGAATGCCAAACCGCTGATTGATGCGCGTTCTGCGCAGCGCGCTGATGTAGATGGTCAGGCCCAGGTCATGCGCGCGTCTCAGGCTGCAAATGGGGCCGCAATTTCTGCCAAAGCCTGA
- a CDS encoding DUF4153 domain-containing protein, which produces MIPTSQTATTRLLYTVIGGGAGLCTYVLAMIVPEAVAHARAVLFLLSFGLGFLAILLALMGPVRVTLAAAAALGIALPAALLLLWASYRHETPSAFLDGGYGLAAFLYLLFISTPFAVARLQHHGGWRHYGLLFDAAWDLVVRIASAGLFVGVVWAVLLLSDQLLGLVGISAVQDLIDLEPVPFLITGMALGLSLAIVHELRDYVSPFLIIQLLRVFLPALLVVLAVFILALPFRGLGNLFGQYSAAAILLGVTGGGITLITTAIHRDDSLSVEGWGMRSAAQALSVMLVVPALLALWAIWLRVDQYGLTPNRIAALVAAGIVAIYALFYAGAVLRRRAWRADQRDINRGMAVLTLAFAAAWLTPILNAERMAARSQLARAEAGTPPKDLPLWELANDWGKAGKLALSRIEDMAADDPDLQSRIAAARRSDSRWSYEAQGGLTRIDGLVPLRPEGRSLPPGALDTLHEGDRRLIADGCARRAPGGHPGCVLVIAPFEPGAGAEQAIGFFMTSPTTVVLRSFTLGEDTIETAGYPSDLAGGGYVASGPEVITEILEGRFDIVPAARQVLEVDGMRLFP; this is translated from the coding sequence ATGATCCCCACCAGCCAGACTGCGACAACCCGCCTGCTCTATACCGTGATCGGTGGCGGCGCAGGCCTTTGCACCTATGTGCTGGCCATGATCGTCCCCGAGGCTGTTGCCCATGCGCGGGCCGTCCTTTTCCTGCTATCCTTCGGATTGGGCTTCCTGGCGATCCTGTTGGCGCTGATGGGGCCGGTGCGCGTCACGCTCGCCGCTGCCGCCGCGCTGGGCATTGCGCTGCCGGCTGCGCTTTTGCTGCTCTGGGCCAGTTATCGTCACGAGACCCCCAGCGCCTTTCTGGACGGGGGCTATGGCTTGGCCGCGTTCCTTTATCTGCTCTTCATTTCGACCCCTTTCGCGGTCGCGCGGCTGCAGCATCATGGCGGATGGCGGCATTACGGACTGCTCTTCGATGCGGCTTGGGATCTGGTGGTGCGCATCGCCTCGGCTGGGCTGTTCGTGGGCGTGGTCTGGGCGGTCCTCTTGCTGTCGGATCAGCTTCTGGGCCTTGTCGGGATCAGCGCCGTGCAGGATCTCATTGACCTCGAACCTGTGCCGTTTCTGATTACCGGCATGGCACTTGGCCTCAGCCTCGCCATCGTGCACGAGTTGCGCGATTACGTCTCGCCGTTCCTCATCATCCAGCTTCTGCGCGTGTTTTTGCCCGCGCTGCTCGTGGTGCTGGCGGTCTTTATCCTGGCGCTACCGTTTCGCGGTCTGGGCAATCTTTTTGGCCAATACTCGGCGGCGGCGATCCTATTGGGGGTGACAGGCGGGGGGATCACCCTGATTACAACGGCTATTCACCGCGACGATTCGCTGTCGGTCGAGGGGTGGGGAATGCGCAGCGCCGCGCAGGCGCTTAGTGTGATGCTGGTCGTGCCGGCGTTGCTGGCGCTATGGGCGATCTGGCTGCGGGTCGATCAATACGGGCTTACGCCGAACCGCATCGCCGCTCTCGTCGCTGCCGGAATAGTGGCGATTTATGCACTGTTCTACGCAGGCGCGGTGCTGCGGCGCCGCGCGTGGCGGGCGGATCAGCGCGATATCAACCGGGGCATGGCGGTCCTGACGCTCGCCTTCGCAGCCGCGTGGCTGACACCGATCCTGAATGCCGAGCGGATGGCCGCCCGGAGCCAGCTGGCGCGCGCTGAGGCGGGCACACCGCCCAAGGATCTGCCCCTGTGGGAGCTGGCCAATGACTGGGGCAAGGCTGGCAAGCTGGCGCTGAGCCGGATCGAGGACATGGCGGCGGATGACCCCGATCTGCAATCGCGCATCGCCGCCGCCCGGCGCAGCGACAGCCGCTGGTCCTATGAGGCGCAAGGCGGGCTCACGCGGATCGACGGTCTCGTGCCGCTCCGCCCCGAAGGGCGCAGCCTGCCGCCGGGCGCGCTTGATACGCTGCATGAGGGTGACCGGCGCCTCATTGCCGACGGTTGCGCGCGCCGTGCACCGGGCGGGCATCCTGGCTGTGTCCTGGTCATCGCCCCGTTCGAGCCCGGCGCCGGAGCCGAGCAAGCCATTGGATTCTTCATGACATCGCCGACCACCGTGGTCTTGAGGTCCTTCACTCTTGGTGAAGATACCATCGAGACAGCGGGCTATCCCAGCGATCTGGCGGGGGGCGGCTATGTCGCGTCGGGGCCCGAGGTGATCACCGAGATCCTCGAGGGCCGTTTCGACATCGTACCTGCGGCGCGCCAGGTGCTGGAGGTGGATGGCATGCGACTCTTTCCCTGA
- a CDS encoding heme NO-binding domain-containing protein produces MHGLINRAIERFVRDTYGREVWGAVTRDADLDFTRFEAMLDYDAAITDRVLAALARRLDRPLPDVLEDVGTYLVSHPKLESLRRLLRFGGPTFTEFLHSLDDLPARAALAVSDLKLPELELREHAENFYAIDCHSGAPGFGYVIVGLLRALADDYGALVLLEHKGMRNGCEIVEVRLMAAEHARGRKFDLGARTA; encoded by the coding sequence ATGCACGGGCTGATCAATCGGGCCATCGAGCGATTTGTACGCGACACCTACGGACGTGAGGTCTGGGGCGCGGTGACGCGCGACGCCGATCTGGACTTCACGCGGTTCGAGGCGATGCTCGACTACGACGCAGCGATCACTGACCGGGTGCTGGCCGCGCTCGCACGCAGGTTGGATCGGCCTTTGCCGGATGTTCTGGAGGATGTGGGCACCTATCTGGTGTCGCACCCCAAGCTGGAATCCCTGCGCCGCCTTCTGCGCTTTGGTGGGCCGACCTTCACGGAATTCCTGCACTCGCTCGATGATCTGCCCGCGCGCGCGGCGCTGGCTGTCTCGGATCTCAAATTGCCGGAACTCGAGCTGCGCGAGCACGCAGAGAATTTTTATGCTATCGACTGTCATAGCGGCGCACCCGGATTCGGCTACGTGATCGTCGGTCTATTGCGCGCGCTGGCCGATGATTACGGCGCGTTGGTCCTGCTCGAGCATAAGGGCATGCGCAATGGATGCGAAATTGTCGAAGTGCGTCTGATGGCGGCAGAGCATGCCAGGGGCCGCAAGTTCGATCTGGGCGCGAGGACGGCATGA
- a CDS encoding GGDEF domain-containing protein: protein MKINADDGEARAPAQPSDTKAPELSRGDATALEGAGPDTSAHAAMMDVICPMHAVLDGAGRVVHAGPTLFKLFASQPLIGVRFAELFEIKRPRGDGSMRALMQAAGSKMHLRMRGGPRTDLKGVLVPLADGTGPRDGALVNLSFGISVVSAVRDYGLTGSDFAATDLAVEMLYLVEAKNAAMEASRTLNLRLQGAMIAAEEQAYTDTLTGLRNRRALDYVLDRMSEVEQDFALIHVDLDFFKAVNDTGGHAAGDHVLREVARIMVEETRSDDTVARIGGDEFVLVLKRLTDPARVRDIAARVIERLQQPIEYGGEVYQISASAGSVLSCHYPRPSIALMMEQADAALYAAKNRGRGCHVAFATDMEPS, encoded by the coding sequence ATGAAGATCAACGCAGACGATGGTGAGGCGCGCGCGCCCGCGCAACCCAGCGATACCAAGGCACCGGAGCTGAGCCGCGGTGATGCCACGGCTCTTGAAGGGGCAGGGCCCGATACCAGCGCCCATGCCGCGATGATGGACGTTATCTGCCCGATGCACGCTGTTCTGGACGGCGCCGGACGCGTGGTCCATGCCGGCCCGACACTCTTCAAGCTGTTCGCGTCGCAGCCCCTGATCGGGGTGCGTTTTGCCGAGCTTTTCGAGATAAAGCGCCCGCGTGGCGACGGCTCCATGCGCGCGCTTATGCAGGCGGCAGGAAGCAAGATGCATCTGCGCATGCGTGGCGGCCCGCGCACCGATCTGAAGGGCGTTCTGGTGCCGCTGGCGGACGGCACCGGGCCGCGCGACGGCGCGCTGGTGAATCTCTCCTTCGGGATCTCGGTCGTGTCCGCCGTGCGCGACTATGGCCTGACGGGCAGTGATTTTGCGGCGACGGACCTGGCCGTCGAGATGCTGTATCTGGTAGAGGCCAAGAATGCCGCGATGGAGGCGTCGCGCACATTGAACCTGCGTTTGCAGGGCGCGATGATCGCCGCCGAGGAGCAGGCTTATACCGATACGCTGACCGGCCTGCGCAACCGCCGCGCGCTGGATTACGTTCTGGACCGCATGAGCGAGGTGGAACAGGATTTCGCGCTGATCCATGTGGATCTTGATTTCTTCAAGGCTGTCAACGACACGGGCGGGCACGCGGCGGGGGACCACGTCTTGCGCGAGGTTGCGCGCATCATGGTCGAGGAAACCCGCAGCGACGATACCGTCGCGCGCATTGGTGGCGACGAATTCGTCCTGGTACTCAAGAGGCTGACGGATCCAGCAAGGGTGCGTGACATCGCGGCCCGCGTGATCGAGCGCCTGCAGCAGCCCATTGAGTACGGTGGCGAGGTCTATCAGATCTCTGCCAGTGCCGGTTCGGTTCTGTCCTGTCACTACCCCCGGCCCAGTATTGCGCTGATGATGGAGCAGGCCGATGCTGCGCTTTATGCGGCCAAGAACCGCGGCCGCGGCTGCCACGTTGCCTTCGCCACCGACATGGAGCCCTCCTGA